One genomic window of Nicotiana sylvestris chromosome 10, ASM39365v2, whole genome shotgun sequence includes the following:
- the LOC138879951 gene encoding uncharacterized protein, with the protein MVGEKVLLKVSPLKGVMRFGKKGKMSRRFIGPFKVFRGIGEVSYELALPPSLSGEHPVFVISMLRKYIDDPSHVLDFSMVQLDGDLTYNVERVAILEWQVRKLRSKDISSVKVQWRGRPMEEATWDTERGMQSRYPHLFEASGMFLDSFKDERLFKRRRI; encoded by the coding sequence atggttggggagaaggttctactgaaggtttcacctttgaagggcgttatgagatttgggaaaaagggcaaGATGAGTcgtcggttcattgggccttttaaggtgtTTCGGGGGATTGGGGAGgtgtcttatgagcttgctttgccacctagcttgtcggggGAGCATCCAGTATTTgttatttctatgctccggaagtatatcgaCGATCCATCTCATGTCTTGGATTTTAgcatggttcagttagatggtgatttgacttataatgtggagcgagtggctattttggagtggcaggtccgaaagttaagatcaaaagatatatcttcagtgaaagtgcagtggagaggtcggcccatggaggaggctacttgggatacCGAACGGgggatgcagagcagatatccacacctatttgaggcttcaggtatgtttctagactcgttcaaggacgaacgtttgtttaaaaggAGGAGGAtttaa